Proteins from one Burkholderia sp. genomic window:
- a CDS encoding OmpA family protein produces the protein MNKFSKLVFISATAVVAASASAELVPASRQAVNDNWGNGTGEYVWTNGTNQLCWRDAFWTPATANAQCDGALVAQAQAAPKPIAPVAPVAPPAIMSQKITYQADALFDFDKATLKPLGKQTLDALVVKIQGINIEVVIATGHTDRIGSNKYNDRLSLRRAQAVKSYLVSKGLESSKVYTEGKGKRNPVTTGCNQKYRKQLIACLAPDRRVEVEVVGTQQVQK, from the coding sequence ATGAATAAATTTTCAAAGCTCGTGTTCATTTCGGCTACTGCAGTAGTGGCTGCATCCGCTTCGGCAGAGTTGGTGCCGGCATCGCGACAAGCCGTGAATGACAACTGGGGGAATGGCACGGGCGAATACGTATGGACAAATGGCACAAACCAGCTTTGCTGGCGCGATGCGTTCTGGACGCCGGCCACGGCGAACGCGCAGTGCGATGGCGCGCTGGTCGCGCAGGCACAGGCAGCTCCGAAGCCGATCGCTCCGGTTGCTCCAGTTGCTCCACCGGCCATCATGAGCCAGAAAATCACGTATCAGGCTGACGCATTGTTCGACTTTGACAAGGCTACCCTCAAGCCGTTGGGCAAGCAGACGTTGGACGCGCTGGTAGTTAAGATCCAGGGCATAAATATCGAAGTCGTGATCGCCACCGGCCACACCGACCGCATCGGCTCGAACAAGTACAACGACCGTCTGTCGCTGCGCCGTGCGCAAGCTGTCAAGTCGTATCTGGTCAGCAAGGGCCTCGAGTCGAGCAAAGTCTACACGGAAGGCAAGGGAAAGCGTAACCCGGTCACGACTGGCTGCAACCAGAAGTACCGCAAGCAGCTCATCGCCTGCCTGGCTCCGGACCGCCGCGTGGAAGTTGAAGTAGTCGGTACGCAGCAAGTGCAGAAGTAA